One genomic segment of Actinomycetota bacterium includes these proteins:
- a CDS encoding DUF6226 family protein, which produces MKERGRRWGFEGPPQDAYERVTEPERFAPLHEYALDLLARLEREYEVDRLEGYGIDPELEGDRAARPTVSLRPAGGGAPIVVAFTTFPGLMVRAGHWYTLGFPGCGCDACDETAETEAQGLEQLVGTLVSGHFRESMRNVRGGDAWQEQETRAPSDRAPMQGARDLPPGSRVSPEIAQARVAAAGGNEFDWKPWRRRGESATGGTE; this is translated from the coding sequence ATCAAAGAGCGCGGGCGCAGGTGGGGATTCGAAGGGCCCCCGCAGGACGCCTACGAGCGCGTCACGGAGCCGGAACGCTTTGCTCCCCTGCACGAATACGCGCTGGACCTGCTGGCGCGGCTGGAGCGTGAGTACGAGGTGGATCGGCTCGAGGGCTACGGGATCGATCCGGAGCTCGAAGGAGATCGTGCCGCGCGTCCAACCGTTTCGCTGCGTCCCGCCGGCGGCGGTGCCCCCATCGTCGTCGCGTTCACAACGTTTCCGGGCCTGATGGTCCGGGCCGGTCATTGGTACACGCTCGGATTCCCGGGCTGTGGCTGCGATGCATGCGATGAGACGGCCGAAACGGAGGCCCAGGGCCTGGAGCAGCTGGTGGGGACGTTGGTCTCGGGGCACTTTCGTGAGTCCATGCGGAATGTGCGCGGCGGGGACGCGTGGCAGGAGCAGGAGACGCGTGCCCCATCGGACCGGGCGCCCATGCAGGGAGCTCGGGACCTACCGCCGGGTTCACGGGTGAGCCCCGAGATCGCCCAGGCGAGAGTCGCTGCTGCGGGAGGCAACGAGTTCGACTGGAAGCCGTGG